The genomic DNA aaacctcctgccccagtagAAATCTAGGTTTTGGTGGAAGCTCCATCAGCCACTGTCTGCTCCAATTCTGGTGCCTCATCGATCAGCATTGGCACCGGCCTAGCCTACTGTCCCTCCACACCGGTGTTTGAGACGATAACATGAGGGACAGTGATACTTCCAGGACATGGAAGAATCTCCATTTGGGGACACTACTATGCCATTGTCCTGCATGAAAATATAGACTTTCTGTAGTGCCACCTCCTAGTGACTAGGCATCCTTGGTTTCAAGAGCATCTCAGGAAGAGGGCCAGTTCTCTGGAGCTCAAGGTAGGTACCTCTGCAGTGGAGTTGTTCAATATTCTGGAGGCCCAGGTGAAAGAAAATGTTATCCCACCAGTCAGGGGCTGACAAATCTTACAAAGGACATTTGGCTGACTCTTGTGCTTTTTCCCCTGGTCTCTAAGAGAACAGGCCAGATGTATTCTGTCCCATCAGAAAGATGTCAGTTCCTTCAGCAACACCATACCCCCAACCCTGTGATGGTGTCAGTGGCCCAGGACAGGCCCAGAACCTTGCCTTCTGCTCTCACaaacagagaaaggaaaagattTGTCTCCTTTGGTTGTAGGGAATATGCCTCAGACTCTCTAGGAATGCAAGTCTTGAGTTACTAACCAGTAATGTCCAGGTAGAGCTGTGCTCCCTGggataccctgaacccctcttgGAGTCTCTTCCAGAGGAACAAAAGCAGGTGGCTGGGGCGCTGGTACTGGAGGGGCTGTACAATGGGTAAACATCCTCTTAACATAGCATATGATGCCTTGGATACCAATACAAGGGGTGTGGCCACTGGGATAGTCCTGTGTAGATGTTCCTGACCCCACTGCCCAGCCCTCATTACAGCAGCCCAGTGGAGGATAGAAGATCTGCCTTTTAAGGGCCAGTGAGAAGATCTGGAGAAGATCAAATCTACtctttgccagaagttgggaacgggtgacaggggatggattatttgatgatttcctgttctgttcattccctctggggcacctgcactGGCACTGTAAGAAGACACGACACTGAattagacagacctttggtctgagccagtatgaccATGCTTATTAGAAGCATATATACCACCCAGTCTGAGAATTATCTGAACCTTGACAGGTTTCAAAGGGAGGGCTCAGCAACAACCTCTTTCAGGTGTATTGCTCACTAAGGAAGTTCCAACCTTTCTCCACAGTGGCAGTGGGAAGAGACCTCAAAAGCACAAGAACAAACACTTCCAGCATTCTTCATCACAGTCCTCCTCCTCTGCCTACAAGCAGCTGGTTTAATGGGACACTCAGGAGCCAAACAAGTCTCTAGCGCCTTCCCCTCTGACATTCTCTATCCTCTGCTATACGGGGAGATTtcagcaaaccagtaaagtgcctgaaaccattaTTGCTTATtgttaaaagcagccaagtcagcaggccataCAGTGGCCATGCAGCAGGCTTAGTTTAACCAAGGCAGGGGTTTTGGGTGACACAGAAAAGGCAGCTTGTCCCCACATCTTTCCTGTTAAAAACTGTGTTGAAGTAGCTATACGTGCATTTTAGGgtcctcaaggctgcaaactctgggggaaaaacccacacctggttaatcaataatcagaaggaaacctcttgcttgaccGTTGATGTGGACTTGCTGACTAGTAAACATTAGTTGTCTTtggcattttcttcagctttCCTCTACTTCCATCCAGTTGGGCAATTAATGTTCCCCTTGTGAGGGTGATGTGGCCTCAGAGTTTTAAACTCTGTGCATGATCATTTTCCTCCTCATATTCCATGAGCCTGAACTTTAATCCTTATCTCCAGCTGAGCAGCTTCCAACGGAGAAGAAGTTTCCATGTTTCATTATGAATCTTTACACTAGATTTTGACTCTTGCAGAAATCCCGCAGTGCCCACGCTGGCATCGGATGGCTTTATGGCTTGGATGGGTCGGGAATGTCATCCTAGCAGCAGCTGTGATCGCGCTTGGTGTTTGGGGTGAGTATCTCAGTGCCACAGATTCATTGGCTCAGCGAattctcctcttcccctgcaattCCATTTAGATTCTATTTTTTGGCCTCCAAAACATTTCTGAATAAATTACCAGGCATTTCATCACTGCCATAGACAtcaaaagtgttacataaacaaagTAGAGTTGAGAGCTTGATACATGAAACATGCATTATTTGGCTGTAACAGCTGCACTGTGAGAAGTGCAAAAATGTGGAATGACTCTTACAATGGATAATGAGTCAGATTCCATCTCACGCCGCTTTTCTGTCCCCATTGTAACTCGAtagatctcccacagtatttggTGAATTGATACTTTTTACCTTTTGTTACACATCCTTGTGAAGGTCAGACTGGAAGCCCGAGAACAACAAATGGAATTGAATGTAATTCCAGCCTGAAGGATTCCCAGTCTTGTTCGAATCAAAATTTGTATCCAAAGCCAGACAACAACTCAACAGGTAACTGTATCTTCTATTCTTTGTACTCTTTGCAACGTTGTGTCCACCTGGAAGAACGCTCATTCCAAACTCACTGATTGAAAATTCAGCTACTGTGTCACAATAACTTATACATAGCTGAGATGTGCCAGTGCTTCATCTTCCCATCCTTATTTTTCTTGTCATTTGTTCTGTTTGATGGCTGCAAAATAAATACTACAACTGGCTGAAACATACCTGATTCTTAATCAGAAAAGAGGGTTTtgtcaaattttatttttcatgatacgatttatttttcaattttctgaAATTTTTCCAAAGGGGAAATTTTCAGAGaaaaactaaatatttaatttcaaaatcATGACCTTTTCCCCACTTTCCTATACATTTTATCTTTTCACATCTTTCCTCTAGTGGAGAGAAAAATAGGAGAGAAAGCAAAAAAGGGGAAAACCCTCTGATAATTTGCCAGGGAAAATCTCACTTTTCAGGCAGCTCTGATAAATAAATTTTCAGCTGTTTGTGCAGAGTAGTAGGAGTGATATCTAGTGGTCATTCAAAGTACTTCCAATATGTACAAAACAAGCACATTTTATATCCTTTCACTTACCATTGTAGTGTGATCACATGTGGAGTGAAACTTGCTAGCTGTTTAGTAGCACACAACATTATACAATACCACAGGAGAGGAAATGAAAAACAATTCCAAATCCCAGATCGTTTCAAATGTTTTTGCATGGTGCAGCATATTTTAACACAGAGCACCTAATGGATGCCTGCCTTCCCATGTGTAAACTGCCAGACCTCACCCTCCTCACCTCCCTTTTGCAATCCAATAACATCCCAATGGCAACTACAGAAGTTGCTCATAGAAaagtagtacacctctaccctgatataacactgtcctcgggagccaaaaaatcttactgcattatagttgaaactgcattatatcaaattagctttgatccgctggagtgcacagccctgcctccccggAGCAGTGCTTTACCGTGTTAAAtacgaatttgtgttatattgggtcacgttatatcggggtagagatgtactgGGAAAGCATCACATGTAATTGTAGCTGTCTTGTAGTGAGATacagcagctggaaacaaagaGAAGCCAGGCACATGTGACTTGTCAGCTTTCATAGAGCACCTACAAGCACCCCATAGACCATAATTTGGAAATATTTGCCACATCCAATTGAAATTTCTAGAGAGATTTTTAGGGAGGAAAAAATGTAGTTGCACAAGCTGGTAAATCCTCTGTTAGTCAAAAGAGGATGCTGGGATTTTAATTATCataagtgtagacacagccagaGTAgggtggtgtcagagctgggtttAGAACCCAGGTGTTCAGCCTCCCTACTCCACCACTAGATAGCACTGGCTTTCCCTATACTGACTTTTGAGGCACTGAATACAGGTATTCAGGATGTGCATGTGCAGATTTTAGGTGAGGCTTGTAACACCACGTGGTAGCAGCAATCTAGGAAACTAAAGGCCCATCCGTCATGTGCCCTGAATGACACAGGGGTCTGGTGGAGAAAACTGGTATGTGACTATGTAATTACGGACtggatcataatgcatatgcacaagggaatCCAACAGaaattgcacaggcaaccttaattctgacacttcctaacttttgagtgcttgactttgcaaccgcAATACTGTTCTTGTAAggtggttttgtgtgtgtttgtgtgtgtgatcaGCACGCAGCCCTCAGCACTTCCTATGAGAATCCCTTACCTCCCTCCTACTACTTTTAAGTGCTCCAGAAGTGGTTCAGCAGAGAAGGTGACAGTTTTGTCGTGTCTTTCATTTCAGCGGTTTGGTGCTCCTTGGGGGGAAATACATTGTGTGATACTGAGCCTGTAAAATGTGAATTGTGTGCCTGAGCTCATGAATTCCTATTCACATTACAGCTCTGCCAGAgcacctctctcctgccccacacCTCCAGTGAGCCTTTCCTCAAACAAACAATGAACAAAGAGAAATGTCTTGGCTGAGAATGTTTATCGTTTGAAAGCCCCTCGTGAACACAGGGAAGCTCAGCATTGTTTAGAGGCTTCCAGCCCATGTATTGCTGCCTTTTCCATGTCTCTttccagagggctgtgggtgcaAACTGTGCCCTGCTGACTGGCTGCTGCACAAGAACAAGTGCTATTGGGTCTCTAAAGAAAGTAAAACCTGGAGTGAGAGTCGTGAGGACTGCTCAGCAAAGAGCTCTCAGATGCTGGTGATCCAAGACAAGGGGGAGATGGTACAGTAAATAAAGATGGCTTAACCCGCCCCTTGAGaataagtgggttttttacccacgaaaacttatgcccaaataaatctgtgagtctttaaggtgccaccgggctccttgttggttttgtggatacagactaacatggctaaccctctgatacttgagagaTGAGTGTCGCTAGTCATAATGTAATACAATGGGCTTGCAGCAAAACAACAATGCCCTGGCTGTATGGCATTTGGCTTAAGAAAAATCTATTCCAGAGCACATTAAAATATCATTGATACATGGAAGGGAAGGATGGGGTGAGACTGGGAAAGAGAAACATCAGAAATTGGGTTTATATCTATTGCAGAGCTGTGTTGCAGGTTCTCTTCCTTCATTTGCCGAGAGAGCAAAGAAGCCAGAGAATTCCAGCAGGTTATATTCACCCAGACTCCTCCGTCCTGTCACTTACAGGCGTATGTACTGAGTATTCCACAGCTGAACCTGGTCTGGCTTGGActctgggttccatccccagagAGAAAATGGACCTGGGTGGACGACGCCACGTTCGATGAAACACTGTGAGTGTTCATGGTTCCTATTTTGGCTTTGAAACTGAGTGTGTCTTGCTTGGTGCACAAGTGGGAACACAAGGTTAGTGCTCTGTAGTGCTAGCAGGAGCAGAGGGTGTCTGTGAGCACAAGTACAGTTAAGCACCAGGCAGAATCCTCCCCATGGAGAACTGGTCAGTCTCAAGCCCCTGTGTGCTTGCAAGACCACAGGATGAAGGGGGGTCAGGCCAGGGTCTGTTTGGAGAATGGGCATGTCTGGGAAGACACTAGTTTAAGCACAATCCTTGTCTTGCTGAAGAGGCACTTAGCTGTTCACGCCTATGTTAGCTCTCGCTGTGCTGCTCTGCCTGAGTAAGGTGGCCCTTGTCCAGCAATGTGCTAGTTAATGCAgggtcagggtcccctctcctGCTGAGCAGCACATTTTACTTCCACCAGGGctgcaatgggggtggggaaagtgGCAGTATTTTACCAAGCCCCACCCACCAACTAAGCTCCACCCACTTCAGACACCACTCAGTGCACATGGCACAATTGTACAAAATAGGACCACACAGGTGCTGCTGGGCTCCTTGGCTTGGCTCCCCAGCAGTGGGGTTTGAACACACCCACAGGCGGTGTTGATCAATCATGGCGGTTGATTTTGCAAGTGGACAAGTGTTTTCCAGCACTGAACTgagcctccccagctcctttcccACTCTGGGAGGCACGTTACTAACTAGGGCTCTGTAGAAAAGTAGGGCTGAAGGAAACTAGTATGGAGATAGGCCACCCCTCCAAACGAGGGATAGCTGCTAAAGATCTTGCTCAGTAAAGCTAAACACCCAGCGACTCCTGCTCTTTGTTCCCCAGGTTCCAGCTAACAGGCACTGCCGACAAGGAGAGCTGTGGGATGATCAAAGGGAACCGCACTATTTCGGAAACCTGCACGGCTGTAGCTAAATGGATTTGTGAGAAAGTTGCCCTGAAAtaagcagtcacaccagtgagcGGCACTTGCGTAACTGAAATGGCAAGCACCCTTGGttgttttctaaaagaaaaacatATTTGCTAATTAAAGAATTCTAAAGCCTCCGACAAACTCATTTTCCAGGAAAGATCCATTCACTTGTTCCTCAGGATCTGGGTCTGATTTCATGAGGAGCTGGCTGCCTCCTGGGCATCGTGTGTGAGCAGACACTCTTGGATCTTAGGAACAGTTTGAAAATTAAAAGTCGTAAAGCACCAGTGTCACTTTTGGAGACCTACGTGCCATCTGGCCACATCTCAGAAAGGCACCGTTTTGAACATTCTTCCACCCTGCCCCACTTTCAGCCATAGCCTCTAATTCTGTGGGAGATTTAGATGAAAAAGCACCAGTTTGTATTCCCACATCTGGTAGTTGCTTACCATTTATGCACCCAAATCTAGGCACACAATAGTTCTTGTCACAGATCCACAGGGTCTGGTCTATGCCCAGCCTGTAACTAACACCTTTACTAGGCTGGGCCTGGCCTGTGGCCTCCCAGACTCTGAAACTGGGCCCTCAGCACCAGctattcctctctctttctctctgtggctCCCTGCAGTGGTTCCAGACTCCTACAGGAGGCTTGTGTACGCTGTATCCCTGCAGCACACAGTGCTCGCAGTATTTGCAGCAacaccaggcagccttttcaaaacaaggtAACAATTTATAAATCACCTGGCTACAGAATCTGTAAGTCCTCAGAGCAGCATAGAAAGGCAAAGGTTAAGGCCTGGTCCCCAGTGCCATCAGCCAGTCGAGCTGGCATGGGATCCATTTTTGTCTCCATCTCCTTATCAGTCCCAAGTGTGAGATTCTCTATCTTCCCAGAGGTCAGCCCTTCTCCCAGCCATCACCTTTCCCCTTTGTTCTCCCATTGGGGCCTTTGTCCTGCTTCTCTTCCAAGATGTGACAGGGGAAATGTCCTTTGTTTTAGTTGGTGTTTGCTAGGCCTGAACATCACGGCCAGTGGGGTTCCCATTGCCTGTCCAAATTCTCCATTGATTTGGGCCAGTTTTTACCAGTCCTTTAATGACCCCCTTCATAGCATCCCAGACAGCTGTGTGACACAAACACCTTCTGTCTCTTAATCTGCCCCCAAGAACAGATTTAACCCATTTGCACCCCATGGGTAGCAATACAAAGCattcagggaaactgaggcacataggagTCAAAATATTGCAGAAAATGCCCACTGCAATAATGatgatatcctatctcctagaactggaagggaccctgaaaggtcattgagcccagcctcttaccttcactagcaggaccaagtactgattttgcccccaatccctaagtggccccctcaaggattgaattcacaaccctgggtttagtgggccaatgcgcaaaccactgagctatccctcccccaaaaacaCCCTTGTAGGTACAGTTCTTTGTGTGCTAATCTACAGTCCACAGTGAGACCTCCCATTGGAAAATCTGATCCTACTCTTTGCAGGCACTGCTCTGGGAATTCACAGGATTCAAAGCTGGCACTTGCTAGCCATTGAGAGTCACCCTCTGCCCATAAACTGCTCCTCTAGCCTGACTGGCCAGTTTttctggtggtggtggcagggcagggcagtgtcaCTGACTTACAGTGTCTATGCTATGCTCTAACCTTCCATCAGTCTCCTGCTAGTAACTACTTTAGTGTCCTGGACCCCAACGATCCCCACTGTTCTGCAACAGCCAGTCTGTAGCCTCAATCACTCTGAGACCGGGGCCTTGGGGCCCAAGCAACCCATTTGGCAAGCTGAACTGAGGTAGGATCCTGTTCAGACTTTCCTctccagggtgcagtgccctcAGTGAATATCTGCAGCAACCCCAGGCAGCCTTTTCAACATAAGGTACCACTTCATCAGTCACCTGCAATACAGAAGCTGAAAGGCTGTAGGCTAGCATCAAAGAGGTAGTCTTAGGCCAGAGATCAGATGGGGCAGGGTCCCATAGGTTCACCATGCCCTGCTTCCATGGGCTTCACCTTTGTTCTGAACTGACTCAAGCAGCAATCTCACCTCTttgttctccagccacagccaggCTCAGGTGCCTCATCTTCCCCTTTAGCAGTGTGaaattgcactccatatgcttatgagtgtaaatataatgtaactggaatatgctttatgcaaagaTCTTTTGTAAATTATgattacaaatcttataatctactgagtgtggtcatcctatttgtatgaatgtatcattcttgaatgtaaaactagaaatatgaagcattactctgaagtcctattgtaatgatgcaaagtgtgggccattaatggtggcttggaattttaatggctcccattaactaggacaattaaTTGTGagtggctctgtttacttgcaaaactTCCCGGGTATGTGCAGGCCAGTGCTGGAAGGATGaaggctggggtctcacaggacatgtgaccatgtcacatgatactggaattcatcttaaacctggtgcttttctatttagaaggagaggtgggaacccagagagagacaaaggattcccaccttgtgccaaagttataaaagggggtggagcagaaca from Gopherus flavomarginatus isolate rGopFla2 chromosome 12, rGopFla2.mat.asm, whole genome shotgun sequence includes the following:
- the LOC127032323 gene encoding killer cell lectin-like receptor subfamily B member 1B allele A, producing MNTGGTWISWNDLSEIPQCPRWHRMALWLGWVGNVILAAAVIALGVWGQTGSPRTTNGIECNSSLKDSQSCSNQNLYPKPDNNSTEGCGCKLCPADWLLHKNKCYWVSKESKTWSESREDCSAKSSQMLVIQDKGEMAYVLSIPQLNLVWLGLWVPSPERKWTWVDDATFDETLFQLTGTADKESCGMIKGNRTISETCTAVAKWICEKVALK